The Dokdonia donghaensis DSW-1 DNA window GATTTTGGCAAATATGGAGTGAAAGGTTCCCATCCATAGGTTTTTTGCCTCATTATTACCCACAATACCGGCAATACGTTTTTTCATCTCACGTGCCGCCTTATTAGTAAAGGTGAGCGATAAGATATTAAAGGCATCTACCCCTTGTGACATCAAGTATGCGATGCGCATTGTGAGCACACGTGTTTTACCAGAGCCCGCGCCCGCAATCACAATAAGGGCACCATCTTTATGTAGTGTAGGTGCTCGCTGGGCATCATTTAAGCCCTCAATATATACTTCTAATTTTGAATCCATAGCAGGGATCTAAATTACGGACTCCACCCGTGAATTAAAACCCAAAAAGAGACTTTTATAGCCATTTTTTTAACAATGGATATGGGTACGCTTTCGCGAAAGCGTAACACCCCACAACCCCACCTACCCCGAGAAAGATGGCCGCACCAATGGCTTGCCTGTACCCAAAAAAATGATGATCTTTAAACCTCACAATCATCACCTATGCATACTTTTACCTTTAACCATATAGCGCTCTCTGTGACAGATGTGGCGGCGGCTATTGCTTTTTACCAAAAAGTCTTTGGCTTTGCCGAGATAGAAAACACCGCCTCTGTCTCTCCCACCCGCTGGCTCGCGATGGGTAATGGCAAACAACTACACCTCATACCGCGCCCAGATGCCATCATAAAAACCAATAAAGCCGTACACTTTGCCCTAGCCACAGATGACCTAGGCAGTTTTATCACTCACCTCAAAACCCTCGCCATAGACTACTCAGACTGGCGCGGCACGCCTACTAAAGATTATGTGCGCGACGACGGCATACAGCAGGTGTACTTTCAAGACCCAGATGGCTACTGGGTGGAGGTAAATGATGATGTGTAGCCTCTCCGTTTTTTACTAGTACTTATTTTAAGAAAATATTAAGACCCGCTTTACGGAAATCCGTAACAGTGAGCGGGTTGTATGGGGTATATTAGCTTTATAGAAAGTGGATGAGTGATTTTCACTTTTTAAAATTGAAGACTTAATAATTAATAAGCTTTCTAATATATCTAAGCTAACATTTATTAAAAACACAGAATCACAAGATGAGTAAATTTGAAAATTTCATAAATAGTCTTACTCCTGAGCAAATCGAAGAAGGAAACAGAAAACAGGAGGCTGAAAACAAAGAAGTATATCTTGAATTTGCAGATGCATACTCTAAAGGATGTTGTTTCTTATGTGGAATGAAATTGGATTATTTTAATACTTCTGAAACTTGTTTTCATTGGTTTTTAAAACCTTCAGCTATCAAAAAAAAACATTTCAAAGATTACTTATCTGAAGATATCGGATTTTTTAAATTAGAAAGTTATTTTAGATGGTTAGCGCATATAGAAAAGCCATTTAGAAATATTAATGACTTAAAATGTGAGACAACAAAGTCAAAATTGCTTGAAACTACTATTAGGCATAAAAATATTGAGTGGACATTAACATATGGAAAGTCTGACCTTGAAGGTCACAAAGGCTCTCATAATGGAGATTTTCCGCATTTTCATCTTCAAATGTTAGTAGATGAATTACCATTTATTAGGTTTAATGACTTTCACATACCTTTTTCCAAAGAGGATTTATTGAATATTGAATTACTCAAAAGAGATGATGTTTTGTTCAGGAATTCTCAAGCACCAGGTATGACTGATTTATTAGAAGATTCTGAAATGTTAGAGATAATTGATAAGCATTGCACTGTTCCCGAAAATGAAGAAGATGCTTCTTTAAACTTTGGAACAATGATTCAAATGCCAGAAGGAAAAACAATGTCGGGAGAGGAAATTGCCAAAATACTTCAACAAAGTAAACGAACCAAAAAACCAATAAGACATTTAATGAAAGAACGCTTTCCTGATGCAAGTATTATGACAGAAGTTAAGCCTGCCGATGGTGTTCCTAAAAAGAAAAAAAGAAAAAAAAGATAACAACGAATGTTAATAATGTATATAACAAAGTACAAAAGACCTTACTATCAAGAAAGCTTAAGCATTTTTTCAAAGTCACCAAATTTTCAAATAATATGATAAAATTTTTAAACAAAACAACTAAACTTAAAGTCGATAAAAAAGCATTAATAGATGCTAATGATATCATTAACGGCCAAATGGATGGTGTTATTAAAGAGATAAAAAATAGGGTAAATAAACTTTCTAATAATCATAATGCTACGGTAACTCTATCTGGTAAAATAAACGATTTTGTATTATCTGTGGATACTGAAAGTGATGAGACAGCTACTCTAATTGAGCAGGTAGTAAATGATTACTTAAAATAGATTAAAGTACTTATTGAATTTATCTAAAACTACAATTTTCAAATAAACTCATTCATCAATTCAAAAATCAAAACAATGACTAAAAAATCTAAAAAACTTCAAAAATTTGAAGCAGACAGAGCAGATTATACAGATCGAGAGATTCAAATGGAAATGCTCTATACTAACTGGCTAATTATAAACGCAACAGAAAAAACAAGAGCCAATACCTCGACAATAGTTTGGGTTATTGCTATTGGTATTATTCTAAGTGTGATTTCGGCAGTTATGGCTGTGGTGTGGTAATCTTTTAGTAATCGAATTAATTACTCACTATAACACACTTTAGATAATAATTACAGCATAGAAAATAAGTTTATTATTAATAACCAATTAAAAAAAGTATAACTATGAAGATTATTACATTAATGTATTTAATTCTAATTCTTGCTATTGTTAGTTGTAACAAAACCACCAATAATAGTCAAAGTAAAAATGAGTTCTATTCCGTTAAAGTAGATACATCATATAGCTTAAGTGACAGAACAAAGATTGAAGAAATAAAGAGATATATTTATTTAAAACAATCCACAAAAGCAACAAAAAGTCTAAGTCTGTCAAAAATTATAAAAGGTAATTCAAAGGACTTTAAGTTTACAATTATAAAAATTGATGCAACAGATATTAAAGAAGTAGAATCTTCAATCCTGTCTTTTAAAAACGAAGAAGAACTTCAACAATTATTTCTTAAAGTTGACTCAGTCGAAGAAGGAAAGAGCCTTAAAGAAAGAAAAAAAACAAAGCACTACGAAATATCAAAATACAACAACACAATCGAGATTGAACAGTTTAATAGTGGTATTAATAAGAGCAATAAAATAACTCTAACTACCCTAGAATACGATGGTTTAAAAGCTGCTTTTGAAAAATATGCATTGGAAGAAAGTAAATAAAAGCGTTGTCTAAAGAGGTATTAACTTTTACAACCGAGAAAATGCATAAGTATAAAAGTTGGAAGGAGCTTATAAATAGGGTTTTAATAGACAGCGGAGATTTCCTTAATCCAAAAAATGTAATTAAAGGAGAGACAAGAATAGAGATATTTAAATCTACTAAGCAAAATTCTCTAACTGAAATTCGAGCTGCATATATGGAAAATGATTTTCTTATTTATTTACATATTTTTAATCCAAGAGTTCCAGGTTATAACAAATACGTCGAAAACGAATACTTTTATTATTACGATTTTGATGATAAAAATAGTTATGGAGATCCAGGCTTAAAATTTAATAAACAAAATACAGATGGAGTTCTATCGCTTTTAAAAACCGGTTTAAAAGGTAAAGAAGTACAATACCTTAAAGACAATAAAGTATTAAAATCTAGACTTTACATAAAAGGCGTAAATTCAAAGTTTAACTTTTCCTATACATATGATTTTTCAAAAAAAAGAGGTTTCTG harbors:
- a CDS encoding VOC family protein is translated as MHTFTFNHIALSVTDVAAAIAFYQKVFGFAEIENTASVSPTRWLAMGNGKQLHLIPRPDAIIKTNKAVHFALATDDLGSFITHLKTLAIDYSDWRGTPTKDYVRDDGIQQVYFQDPDGYWVEVNDDV